The Cygnus olor isolate bCygOlo1 chromosome 18, bCygOlo1.pri.v2, whole genome shotgun sequence genome includes a window with the following:
- the SOX9 gene encoding transcription factor SOX-9 — protein sequence MNLLDPFMKMTEEQDKCISDAPSPTMSDDSAGSPCPSGSGSDTENTRPQENTFPKGDPDLKKESDEDKFPVCIREAVSQVLKGYDWTLVPMPVRVNGSSKNKPHVKRPMNAFMVWAQAARRKLADQYPHLHNAELSKTLGKLWRLLNESEKRPFVEEAERLRVQHKKDHPDYKYQPRRRKSVKNGQSEQEEGSEQTHISPNAIFKALQADSPQSSSSISEVHSPGEHSGQSQGPPTPPTTPKTDAQPGKQDLKREGRPLQEGGRQPPHIDFRDVDIGELSSDVISNIETFDVNEFDQYLPPNGHPGVPATHGQPGQVTYTGSYGISSSAGSPAGAGHVWMSKQQPQPPPQPPPQPPAQHGLPALSGEQGQAQQRTHIKTEQLSPSHYSEQQQHSPQQLNYSSFNLQHYGSSYPPITRSQYDYSEHQNSSSYYSHAAGQSSSLYSTFTYMNPTQRPMYTPIADTSGVPSIPQTHSPQHWEQPVYTQLTRP from the exons ATGAATCTCCTAGACCCCTTCatgaaaatgacagaagaacAGGACAAATGTATCTCCgacgcccccagccccaccatgTCGGATGACTCCGCCGGgtccccctgcccctctggATCCGGCTCGGACACGGAGAACACCAGACCCCAAGAAAACACCTTCCCCAAGGGCGACCCGGACCTGAAGAAGGAGAGCGACGAGGACAAGTTCCCGGTGTGCATCCGAGAGGCGGTGAGCCAAGTGCTCAAGGGCTACGACTGGACCCTGGTGCCCATGCCGGTCCGCGTGAACGGATCCAGCAAAAACAAGCCCCACGTGAAGAGACCCATGAACGCCTTCATGGTGTGGGCCCAGGCGGCCCGGAGGAAGCTGGCTGACCAGTACCCGCATCTGCACAACGCGGAGCTCAGCAAGACCCTGGGCAAGCTCTGGAG GCTGCTGAACGAGAGCGAGAAGCGTCCCTTCGTGGAGGAGGCCGAGCGGCTGCGGgtgcagcacaagaaggaccACCCCGACTACAAGTACCAGCCGCGGAGGAGGAAGTCGGTGAAGAACGGGCAGTcggagcaggaggaaggctcCGAGCAGACCCACATCTCCCCCAACGCCATCTTCAAGGCGCTGCAGGCAGACTCCCCGCAGTCGTCCTCCAGCATCAGCGAGGTGCACTCCCCCGGGGAGCACTCGG GGCAATCGCAGggcccccccacgccccccaccacccccaagACGGACGCGCAGCCGGGCAAGCAGGACCTGAAGCGCGAGGGCCGCCCCTTGCAAGAAGGCGGCCGGCAGCCGCCCCACATCGACTTCCGAGACGTCGACATCGGCGAGCTCAGCAGCGACGTCATCTCCAACATCGAAACCTTCGACGTCAACGAATTCGACCAGTACCTCCCCCCCAACGGCCACCCGGGGGTCCCGGCCACCCACGGCCAACCCGGCCAGGTCACCTACACCGGCAGCTACGGCATCAGCAGCTCGGCCGGCTCGCCAGCCGGCGCCGGGCACGTCTGGATGTCCaagcagcagccgcagcccccgccgcagccccccccgcagcccccggcacaGCACGGGCTGCCGGCGCTGAGCGGCGAGCAGGGCCAGGCGCAGCAGCGGACGCACATCAAGACGGAGCAGCTGAGCCCCAGCCACTAcagcgagcagcagcagcactcgcCGCAGCAGCTCAACTACAGCTCCTTCAACCTGCAGCACTACGGCTCCTCCTACCCCCCCATCACCCGCTCCCAGTACGACTACAGCGAGCACCAGAACTCCAGCTCCTACTACAGCCACGCCGccgggcagagcagcagcctgtaCTCCACCTTCACCTACATGAACCCCACGCAGCGCCCCATGTACACCCCCATTGCAGACACTTCTGGGGTCCCCTCCATCCCCCAGACCCACAGCCCGCAGCACTGGGAACAGCCCGTCTACACACAGCTCACCAGACCCtaa